The following proteins are encoded in a genomic region of Candidatus Equadaptatus faecalis:
- the acpP gene encoding acyl carrier protein: MTAAEIDAKLKEIVMDRLNVEEDQIKPEASFVEDLGADSLDIVELIMGIEEEFDIEIPDEDAEKLTTVGEATNYIKGKLDAE, translated from the coding sequence ATGACAGCAGCAGAAATTGACGCGAAACTTAAAGAAATAGTTATGGATCGTCTTAACGTTGAGGAAGACCAAATTAAACCTGAAGCTTCCTTCGTCGAAGATCTTGGCGCAGACTCACTTGACATCGTCGAACTTATCATGGGTATAGAAGAAGAATTTGACATTGAAATACCTGATGAAGACGCGGAAAAACTTACCACAGTCGGTGAGGCGACTAACTATATCAAAGGCAAACTTGACGCAGAATAG
- the fabG gene encoding 3-oxoacyl-[acyl-carrier-protein] reductase — protein sequence MATALVTGSGRGIGKAIALELAARGFDIALNDLAASEEVANTVNEIREKGVRCDFFAADVSKHEDVAAMCAEAEKKLGAVEVLVCSAGINRDALFLRMKDEDWQAVLNVDLNSVFYCAKEVLRSMLKARKGKIIAVSSVSGLVGNVGQANYSAAKAGIIGLVKTLAKETGSRNITVNAVAPGFIDTDMTRGMPETARQKTLEAIPLARAGQPEDVAKAVAFLASNAADYITGQVLTVDGGLTMY from the coding sequence ATGGCAACGGCACTTGTAACCGGCTCCGGCAGAGGAATAGGCAAAGCAATAGCTCTGGAGCTTGCAGCCAGAGGTTTTGACATTGCTTTGAACGACCTTGCGGCTTCTGAAGAAGTTGCAAACACTGTTAATGAAATTCGCGAAAAAGGTGTCAGGTGCGATTTTTTTGCTGCGGACGTTTCAAAACATGAAGATGTTGCCGCCATGTGCGCTGAGGCAGAGAAAAAGCTCGGCGCGGTTGAAGTGCTTGTATGCAGTGCCGGTATAAACCGCGACGCACTTTTCCTCCGCATGAAGGACGAAGACTGGCAGGCTGTGCTTAACGTTGACCTGAACTCGGTGTTTTACTGTGCGAAAGAGGTTCTGCGTTCAATGCTTAAGGCGCGGAAGGGAAAAATTATAGCTGTCAGTTCAGTTTCAGGTCTTGTCGGCAACGTTGGACAGGCAAATTATTCGGCTGCCAAGGCAGGAATTATAGGTCTTGTTAAGACTCTTGCAAAGGAAACAGGATCAAGAAACATTACAGTTAATGCCGTTGCTCCCGGGTTTATAGATACGGATATGACGCGCGGCATGCCTGAAACGGCGCGGCAGAAAACTCTTGAGGCGATACCGCTTGCCCGTGCGGGACAGCCGGAAGATGTCGCGAAAGCGGTTGCGTTTCTTGCGTCTAACGCCGCTGATTACATAACGGGGCAGGTTCTTACGGTGGACGGCGGCTTGACAATGTATTAA
- the fabD gene encoding ACP S-malonyltransferase, which produces MSYAVVFPGQGAQRPGMGQAFKEKYRAAAEVFEEADEALGFKLSDVIFNGTQEELMQTEITQPAILTVSIAVYRAVQEEIGGILKPVCMAGHSLGEYTAMVASGVLSLADCVRLVRLRGKLMQEVVPAGRGTMLAVIGMPLDEVMAVCKQAENGQVCSAANVNQPEQIVISGHTEAVARTEKIIKEQHRARTVPLRVSGPFHCSLMRPVAEKLKAEFEKLEWKNPLCPVVSNAEATLLRTVEDIRRALYEQTFSPVLWVQDVLRMKETGAEKYIEMGPGSVLSGLIRKILKGNTPVSVSSPEDIEKALAVIKS; this is translated from the coding sequence ATGAGTTATGCTGTTGTTTTCCCGGGGCAGGGCGCACAGCGCCCCGGCATGGGACAGGCTTTCAAGGAAAAATACAGGGCGGCGGCTGAGGTTTTTGAAGAAGCTGATGAGGCGCTTGGTTTCAAGTTGAGTGATGTTATTTTTAACGGTACTCAGGAGGAGCTTATGCAGACTGAAATAACGCAGCCGGCTATCCTTACGGTCAGTATAGCGGTCTACAGGGCTGTTCAGGAAGAAATCGGCGGAATATTAAAGCCGGTATGTATGGCGGGACACAGCTTGGGAGAATATACCGCAATGGTTGCGAGCGGCGTTCTTTCCCTTGCTGACTGTGTGCGTCTTGTGAGGCTGCGCGGAAAGCTCATGCAGGAAGTGGTGCCTGCCGGCAGAGGAACGATGCTTGCGGTTATAGGTATGCCTCTTGACGAAGTAATGGCTGTCTGCAAACAGGCTGAAAATGGACAGGTTTGCAGCGCGGCAAACGTCAACCAGCCAGAGCAGATTGTTATTTCAGGGCACACGGAAGCTGTAGCCCGAACCGAGAAAATTATAAAGGAACAGCACAGGGCGCGCACCGTTCCGCTGCGTGTTTCGGGACCTTTTCACTGCAGCCTTATGCGTCCTGTCGCGGAGAAACTTAAAGCCGAATTTGAAAAGCTTGAATGGAAGAATCCGCTCTGTCCTGTTGTCAGCAATGCGGAAGCAACTCTGCTCAGGACTGTTGAGGATATCCGCCGTGCGCTTTACGAGCAGACGTTTTCTCCCGTGCTTTGGGTGCAGGACGTGCTCAGAATGAAGGAAACAGGGGCGGAGAAGTACATAGAAATGGGGCCCGGAAGTGTTTTGTCAGGTCTCATAAGAAAAATATTGAAAGGCAATACGCCGGTGTCGGTATCTTCTCCTGAGGATATTGAAAAGGCACTGGCTGTAATCAAAAGCTGA
- the plsX gene encoding phosphate acyltransferase PlsX: MIAIDAMGGDFAPKAACEGAVEACTKRSNLQVALVGDSAQIEPLIAKAPADVLGRIKIIHTSEVIQGDDHPSVSIRKKKDSSLVVALRMVKEGRADGLVTAGNTGAVAAGGVLILGRLEGIDRPALGIVYPSVSRPVLLLDVGATVHCKPINLYQFAAMGHIYAQIFEHIDNPEVKLLNIGTEDIKGDEAILSAAEMLKADDDINYCGFVEANELSEGSCDVVVCDGFTGNVMIKFAEGLVDLIKTEFKKEFKEHLLPKLGLPFMLPAVKRFSARIDWTKIGHACLLGVNGTVIKVHGRSRKTQLCYAILGADDFVKRDGLVKIMEAIAKR; this comes from the coding sequence ATGATTGCCATAGATGCAATGGGCGGTGATTTTGCGCCGAAAGCTGCCTGTGAGGGGGCTGTAGAAGCCTGTACAAAACGCAGTAATTTACAGGTGGCTCTCGTGGGGGATTCAGCGCAGATTGAACCGCTTATAGCCAAAGCCCCTGCGGACGTGCTTGGCAGAATTAAAATTATTCATACTTCAGAAGTCATTCAGGGCGATGACCATCCTTCCGTTTCAATCCGCAAGAAAAAAGATTCAAGTTTGGTGGTTGCGCTCCGAATGGTTAAGGAAGGCAGGGCAGACGGGCTTGTAACCGCCGGAAATACAGGGGCGGTAGCCGCCGGCGGCGTGCTTATTCTCGGAAGACTTGAGGGTATAGACCGGCCTGCCCTCGGCATAGTTTATCCTTCCGTCAGCCGTCCCGTGCTTTTGCTTGACGTCGGGGCGACTGTTCACTGCAAGCCGATAAATCTTTATCAGTTTGCCGCGATGGGGCATATTTACGCCCAGATTTTTGAGCATATCGACAATCCTGAGGTTAAATTGCTTAATATCGGTACAGAGGACATTAAGGGCGATGAAGCGATTTTGTCCGCCGCTGAAATGCTTAAAGCCGATGACGATATCAATTACTGTGGTTTTGTAGAAGCAAACGAGCTTTCGGAAGGGTCCTGCGACGTTGTTGTCTGCGACGGATTTACAGGGAACGTTATGATTAAATTTGCAGAAGGACTTGTGGATTTGATCAAGACTGAATTTAAGAAGGAATTTAAGGAACATCTGCTTCCAAAACTCGGTCTGCCGTTTATGCTTCCTGCAGTAAAACGGTTTTCGGCACGCATTGACTGGACCAAAATCGGTCACGCCTGTCTTCTCGGTGTCAACGGCACCGTTATAAAAGTGCACGGAAGATCGCGAAAAACACAGCTCTGTTATGCAATTCTCGGAGCGGACGATTTTGTGAAACGCGACGGTCTCGTTAAAATTATGGAAGCGATAGCCAAAAGATAA